The genomic interval AAGGTTTAggcaaaaaaaagttcatcatTCCTGTTAAACATGGTTTTTGAACTATCAAACggtatactcccttcgtcccaaaataaatcaattcctagagtttcaaatttatccaaaaaaatcaacttctcTACTCTTACATACCTTTGGTTCGTAAATCGAGAAATTTTATCCCTTTAATACCCCTCACCTACCCACCCACCaacattattttgtaattaatgaTAGATGTTTTGGGAATTTGGCTAACTACTTAACTCTTTCTTGAGAAGCTAGGAGTTGCTTtttttagggacggagggagtacttcttAAAAAacattctatagaaaaaatatttttaaaattatactaatctatcttttagtattaaaataataaactcaattaatcatgtgctaatgatttttcttcttattttctttcttctcaaaCCAGACTAAGAATCCTCCACCATCACTTGACctgtgggtcccacccgttaCTCAAATAATACCTAAAACATATGGATTTTTGTTTGCGGTTACCACCAAACATAAGATAACTAAGACGATCATCATCATTATTTGCTCCGGCCAGGGCTTCACCATGAACAAGCCCACATTCCATGAGTCTGCAGGTGTGTGCTGTGTAGCACCCTCAGTCCGTTTGACTCCGCTGTGATTTAGACCGATATAGTCTATAACTGGTTGTGTAGTGGTGAACTGGTGATTATAtgttcttatttaaaaattagcaTAACACAACACAAAACCAGACTCTAGAACCGTGTGTGAACCAATAGGAAATATGCCTTACTTTGTTTTGGCTTAGGTTATTGGATTAGACTTTCAAGCTAACTTTTTCTATATACTTTATAAGCTGGCAGCTTTTGGTGGCTTTTGAACTCTACTTCAAATAAGCGAGACAAAATTACTCAAACTTAACACTTGGCTTAATAGTGGAAGAGTAATTTACGACTTTaaaaaagcaacaaaaaatgtacttatttatttagatggtTTTTATTATCTATTTGAGCATTTGACAAGCATGCCAAGAAGATAACTCTCCATACGATGGCGGATTCAAGACCCGACCACCATGGGCCTCTGTTTGGACTCACGCGCCTTGAGTAATGGGCCTAATACTATGCTACATAGGTAATGGTATAGGTAAAATACATACGACCTAAGGTCATCATTAAGTTTGCTCAGGATCAGAAAAATTCTGGATCCACCATTGTCTTAGGTATGTTTGTTTTCTCTGGACTTTTTCTTAgcccttgtcacatcgaatgtttggatactaatagaagtattaaatatagactattaataaaacacacctcatactctggactattttacgagacgaatctattgagtctaattagtccatgattagcgaatatgatgctacagtaaacatttgctaatcgtgaattaattaggcttaaaaaatttgtcgaatgaaatagcctttatttatgcaattagttttgttatcagtctatatttaatactcctaactAATGTCAAACATCAAAtatgacaagggactaaaaaagtcaCTGGATCCAAGCAGCCACTTAATATTGTTCCTTTTGCACCTTGCCTTTATCCCTCTCCATCGGAGTCAATGGTGTTTGCATTGATGATGAGTGGAGTGGTTGACACTGTGCCAGGTGGAggagagcaagttcaatagtatagtcaactactagctctaattcatctatagtcaatacaatagttacctacaaaatatcgatacatggtcccacatgtcatacacatattttgtcttagagcgcgtgctgcagctagctataaattagtagcacacctctcttctctctccactCTCATCtctttaaaacatatttatagctggcttatagcttgCTCTAGACGAAGTAATGGTTCATGTTGACGGATGAGTTGACGATGTCAGATTGATGGCACTAGAAGTTGTCCTGTGGAGTGAGTAGTGACGACCATGCTCCACCCATGACTTTCTACTCGACGTGGCCCAGGGAGATGGAGGACGAACCCACGGAGGGCAGGGGGCAAAGGCATCCACAGCTGCGATGGAGGTGGTCCTCCCTTGCAACGATGGTGGGACCCATGATTGGTAAACGCTTTTGACTTACCAAGTTTGTGAAGTGAGGAGAGGATTTTACAGGCACAATGGCAAGACAATTTATTTGGTAAGTCAGTTgaagaaatgtttttttataaatctaCCAATTTTTGTCTGGAGAGATATCCAGTGAAACAGTTAGAGTTACTCTAAAATGACTCGTAAGCGTAACAAAAAGGGCAAGTATGTCAACCAGGAAGGAGGGGTGAGATGTTGCCACTTTCCCACGGGAGCTTTTCGAGCTTTTCAAGTCTTGTACAGACAAAAATTCACCATATATTCCTCCTCTACGTAAGCATATCTTAGCATTGGATGGCCACGCGAGGTGAGCCATCGAAGAAACCGCTTTGCATCCAGGGAATGTGTGCTCAAAGATCCGGTGCTTCCCTGGAGCGAAAACGACGACCACTGCCTCCGATGCTTCCCACGGGTACGTTACGTACCATTCCCTGTACCAACATGATGCCTCATTATCTTAGACATGGTAGGCACCCTGCTCGCCAACCAGCCGCCGTTTTAGTGATCTCCAGTGAGCAGCTTTTGCTTGCCTCAATTCGATCCTTGCTAATCCAGCACAATTTGGAAACGATTCTTTGGGGACCATGGGATTATATGCAGCATGCAACATTAACAAATGTATTTGCAAGTTGCTACTCGTTATTTTCAACTACTTGTCAGTACTAACAGTTGAACACCTACGTTAAATTACGATGAACAAAATTTCATGGTTATATGTATTGGATGCACTTCTTgataatataacatatttttaaagtatatataaatttattgctAAAAAGTAATCAGAGTTTTCAAAATAAGTTCTCTAGCTACAAGTACCTAAAAAGAAGGTAGTATACTTTCaccttaaaataaattaatttctgaCTATGAATtcagataccaaaattttatttatttttgacgAATTACTTTGTACTGcctctctgttttatattctgttttatattgtaagacttatatatatgtctagatttataagaatctatatgaatctagacaagacagaaagtcttacattataaaacagaaggagtataagttttatttttataaataaaaatactctCATTTAGTTGAAATTGAACGAATCACGGAATAGCCGTGGATTTGACTTGCGTCTACCCCTATTTGTAACCAAAGGAGAAGTTGCATTGATTGGTGAAATACCTGGCCAAGGAAGAGTGCGCACCCTGTAAGACATTCCTTGACCCTGGGCATATCCGAAAAGCTAAAGCCACAGCCCAATGGCTCCTCCAACGGCTCCAAGGCTCTAACTTTCAAATGCCTTTACCCGCATTCCTTACAGAACTATGCTCTCAGCCTTTCCTCATCAAAAGCAGTCCTTATCCCAGGAGATGACGACGTAAACAGCCAAACAGCTCCGGTTCTATCATAAACCATTGAAATTTTTACAGCAGCTCCagttctaacaaaaaaaaaaaacatggaacCTATCACAAGAGTTCTGAATAGAGCGCTCAAGCTCTTGTGTCTTGATTTTATTGGAAGGTTAACTAGACATTATATCACCTACATTTTCATGGCTACAGGCATTTTACCATTTAAATGACTAAACCATAATCCATCTACCACAACATGCTATCTTGCTCCGTGCATAGCACTTATTTTAGACATGTAGTGTATAGCCTCTTCAACATATCGTGTTTGGCTAGTGGTACATGAAAGAGCACCAAATGAACACATTGAATTAATAAAACAGAATTCAGCAACAGTATCAGTTAATTTGTATAGATGATACAGCGGTTGACACCTCCCTTGTTCTTGGGTCACCAGCTTCCAATGAAACACCATGGGGATCTTCTCGAACAAGAAGAGGGAGTACACCAGTTGAGCTCCAAGCTTTGGCTACAGCATCACTTGCATCACCCAAAATCACTGAGAAAACTGCGTCAAAGCCACCAGCTCCAGGAACTCCAGCTAGTAGAACACCTTCCATATTCATAGTGGCATCCAGAAGTTGAGTTTGTGATTCTGGCTCAATCTGCAAAGGTCAACCAGATAGGTTTGAAGTATAGTGTGCCCGTTATCTAGAACTTCATGGCTAAATTATTCGTCTAGATTTAACTATGCCAACCACCATGTAGAAGAATCGATCATGTTATACTtcaaaattcataattttataacaGGAAGTAAGTCTTACTGGAACACCAGCTGCTATGCCCATCTCTCGCATGTGAAGCCTTATTTCAAGGAAAGCATCTCTTGCTGCCAATAATGATCTAACAATTAGCTCTTGATGTTGATCAGTAGCCACCTCTGTCCActtacaagaaaaaagaaaaaggttttAGCATAGAGCACTAAAAGAAGGCTTTTATTTCCAAATTCACACATACCTAAGTGGCAACTAAGAACAAGTAGCATGCAAAGAACAAAGATAAGTATTTCAGAAATTAGAATCATGGTAGAAGATGCTGTTACAAAATTGGATGGTTCAAGTTCTGAGCTATCAAAAAACCACTTCTCCAGGATGACATTTGCATTTGTTTGCACAATTTATACAATTTATAATCGCGATCCTTGATGCAATCTAAACAGGTAATGGTCATGTTATTAACCATGACAAAATGATTTTCCTTGCCCATTGATTTCTTACGTTGAACCAAATATTATGTACATCTACAATATtggtatataaaatatgtaatctAGCTATCGATAGTAACTAGTGAGAGCATCAAGTACTTACCTTACTGCATGCGAGGCAACTACATGATCGTAATACAGATTCGTATGGCTCCCAGTGATCTTCAGCAAGTTTGCTTAGGTTCCTCAGTTGTTTCTCAAGCATTGAATTAGCAATCCCCAACTTATTCCATGTATCCTTGGATTTCTGAGGGTCAAATTTTTGCCACCGTTTCACAGTTCCAACCATTGATGGAGTAGATGATCCCCCAGTTCCCGGTTCCCCTAGAAGCTAACAAGAAATTCCCAACATTGTCAGATTTATATTTCCAATCCTTACAATCAACAAACAGCACACAAACActgcaaaaaaatacataatagaTTGTTTGGTCTGTGTTTTCACAAAATTTGTTTGGTCTCTGCCGTGCGCCTGTGCCTTGTGAATTGAAGGTGTTTCTGGATAGTGTCCTTAAAGTTTCATCTAAAAGTTGTGTAGTTTCAAGCCACCAAAATTGAAAggctaattattttaaagagaaTGCAAAGCCTACAAGCTAAGTTCTTGTCATGGAAAGTGCAGAGACCACAAACACTAGCATGTTCGTTTCTTACTGACAGAGAAACGAGCATGATTTGTAGCATTCATTCTTATGGCAGTATTACTCACAAGCTGTCATCAGAAGAATCAGTCATGAACTAATGGTTAAGAAGGCACCATTGTTGTGCAACTAACATCTAACCCAATTATAAAACCAATACCATCACCATACCAATAATTGCTCTAGTGATTGGTAACAGCCCATTAAATAGTTTATTAGCCATTTAGGAAAACTTAGGCATCAACCATGAGATCTTTTTAACTTACAAGAGACATTAGAGGAGGCAAGGAAAACTTAGCCTTCTCATGATCCCAACTCCGTGTAACAATATCTGCTACCACATCTGGCATGCTGTGCCCGCCTGTAACCTGCAAGAATTGGTTCAGATATACTTTCAGCCTGTCACATACATATGGCAAGCTTTCTACTAGCAAATTTGTTGGGACAAAACCATCTGGCAatggcagtttttttttcctttatacCTGAGCTGAGGATAATATTTCTGGAGAAAACCTTGTGTAACGTTGACTTCCATAGACAGCAGCACTAACATCAAAACCACTGCCAATTTTTCCTTGTGCTATACAATGCGCACTTTGTGCAATAGAATGCAGCAAGTCAAGATCTCGTGCAGCTGTATTGTCACTGGAGGATTGG from Oryza brachyantha chromosome 3, ObraRS2, whole genome shotgun sequence carries:
- the LOC102722564 gene encoding phosphomevalonate kinase, peroxisomal; this translates as MEVVASAPGKVLVAGGYLVLERPNAGLVLSTSARFYAIVRPLRDELSHDSWAWAWTDVKVTSPQLSREATYKLSLNKSTLQLTSAGESANPFVEQAVQFSVGAAKVTVTDKEGKEALDKLLLQGLHITILGCNDFYSYRQQIEARGLPLTPEVLLSLPPFCSITFNSEVANGTMTGERCKPEVAKTGLGSSAAMTTSVVAALLHYLGAVNLSCLGQSSSDNTAARDLDLLHSIAQSAHCIAQGKIGSGFDVSAAVYGSQRYTRFSPEILSSAQVTGGHSMPDVVADIVTRSWDHEKAKFSLPPLMSLLLGEPGTGGSSTPSMVGTVKRWQKFDPQKSKDTWNKLGIANSMLEKQLRNLSKLAEDHWEPYESVLRSCSCLACSKWTEVATDQHQELIVRSLLAARDAFLEIRLHMREMGIAAGVPIEPESQTQLLDATMNMEGVLLAGVPGAGGFDAVFSVILGDASDAVAKAWSSTGVLPLLVREDPHGVSLEAGDPRTREVSTAVSSIQIN